In one Pirellulales bacterium genomic region, the following are encoded:
- the rpsK gene encoding 30S ribosomal protein S11, protein MAVAKSKRRKARRNVTVGIAHIKASFNNTTVTITDTKGDALCWASGGTCGFKGSRKSTPFAGQCAAQQCAEKAAKFGVKELEVRVKGPGGGRESAITALQSAGLTIKSIEDVTPLPHNGCRPPKKRRV, encoded by the coding sequence ATGGCAGTAGCAAAGAGTAAACGGCGCAAGGCGCGGCGCAATGTCACCGTCGGCATCGCCCATATCAAGGCGAGCTTCAACAACACGACCGTCACGATTACCGACACGAAGGGCGATGCCCTGTGTTGGGCCAGCGGTGGAACCTGTGGCTTCAAGGGAAGCCGTAAGAGCACTCCGTTCGCCGGCCAATGTGCCGCCCAGCAATGTGCCGAGAAGGCGGCGAAATTCGGCGTCAAGGAGTTGGAAGTGCGCGTGAAAGGGCCCGGCGGCGGACGCGAAAGCGCCATTACGGCCCTGCAATCCGCCGGCCTGACCATCAAATCGATCGAAGACGTGACCCCGCTGCCGCACAACGGTTGCCGCCCGCCGAAGAAACGCCGCGTATAG
- a CDS encoding adenylate kinase, translated as MRIIFIGPPGAGKGTQAERLLAYLKIPHLSTGDMLREAVRKQTPEGLSAQEYMSRGDLVPDSLVVAIVARRLSDADCAAGCLLDGFPRTVAQAESLDEMLTVRKQPLDGVIELRVDEEALVKRLAARGRADDQPEVIRQRLVAYRKQTEPLLDFYRKQGLLHSVDGLGQPDEVFARIQAVLDELRR; from the coding sequence ATGCGAATCATATTTATCGGTCCGCCGGGAGCGGGCAAGGGAACCCAGGCCGAGCGATTGCTGGCCTACCTGAAGATCCCGCACCTTTCGACGGGCGACATGCTGCGGGAAGCGGTTCGCAAACAAACGCCCGAGGGACTGTCGGCGCAGGAATACATGAGTCGCGGCGACTTGGTGCCCGATTCGCTGGTGGTGGCAATCGTCGCTCGGCGGCTGTCGGACGCCGATTGTGCGGCTGGATGTTTGTTGGACGGCTTTCCCCGCACGGTCGCTCAAGCGGAATCGCTCGACGAAATGCTGACGGTTAGGAAGCAGCCACTAGACGGCGTCATAGAATTGCGGGTAGACGAAGAGGCGCTTGTGAAGCGGCTGGCGGCCCGCGGCCGGGCCGACGATCAGCCCGAGGTGATTCGCCAGCGGCTCGTGGCTTATCGCAAGCAGACCGAGCCGCTGTTGGATTTTTATCGGAAACAAGGATTGCTGCACTCGGTCGACGGCCTAGGACAACCGGATGAGGTGTTCGCCCGCATCCAGGCCGTTTTGGACGAGTTGCGGCGGTAG
- a CDS encoding type Z 30S ribosomal protein S14 — protein sequence MASKSKIAKALKKPKYSTRLNRRCLLCGRPRAVYRKFGVCRICFRKLADQGHIPGVRKASW from the coding sequence ATGGCGAGCAAGTCGAAGATTGCAAAGGCCTTGAAGAAGCCGAAATATTCCACCCGGCTGAACCGGCGCTGTCTGCTTTGCGGACGGCCGCGGGCCGTGTATCGGAAGTTTGGCGTGTGCCGGATTTGTTTCCGCAAGTTGGCGGACCAGGGACACATTCCCGGCGTTCGCAAGGCGAGTTGGTAA
- the rplR gene encoding 50S ribosomal protein L18 has translation MNHEKAINRQRTRRSFRVRKRVRGSTERPRLSVFRSHKHIYAQVIDDALGRTLASASTSDTQLRDGLKYGGNKGAAEAVGKAVAERAVAAGITKVCFDRGSAQFHGRVAALAEAARKAGLQF, from the coding sequence ATGAATCACGAAAAGGCCATCAATCGCCAACGGACGCGTCGCAGCTTTCGGGTGCGGAAGCGCGTGCGGGGCTCGACCGAGCGTCCGCGGCTGTCGGTGTTTCGCAGCCACAAGCACATCTATGCCCAGGTGATCGACGACGCGCTAGGCCGCACATTGGCCTCCGCGAGCACGAGCGATACGCAACTGCGCGATGGCCTGAAGTATGGCGGCAACAAAGGCGCGGCGGAAGCGGTCGGCAAGGCCGTCGCCGAGCGGGCGGTTGCGGCCGGGATCACGAAGGTTTGTTTCGACCGCGGCAGCGCCCAATTCCATGGCCGAGTGGCCGCATTGGCCGAAGCCGCCAGAAAAGCCGGTTTGCAGTTTTAG
- the rplE gene encoding 50S ribosomal protein L5, producing the protein MDKKPPKKPSKKAEAAPEAPAGKPPVPRLLEKYEKELLPALAQKFGRNNRLALPRLQKIIINMGVGDAITEKKFLEDAVAALAQIAGQKPVVTKSRYSIANFKLREGMPIGCKVTLRGLRMYEFLDRLVALALPRVRDFRGLSPDGFDGRGNYSLGLSEQLVFPELNPDKFTRPQGMNITIVISGHSNDESRELLRGFGMPFKVPEAKGKGAA; encoded by the coding sequence ATGGACAAGAAACCACCCAAAAAGCCATCCAAGAAAGCCGAAGCCGCTCCCGAAGCGCCGGCCGGAAAGCCGCCGGTTCCCCGGTTGCTGGAAAAATACGAGAAAGAACTCCTGCCGGCCCTGGCCCAGAAGTTCGGCCGCAACAATCGCCTGGCCCTGCCGCGATTGCAGAAGATCATTATCAACATGGGCGTCGGCGACGCGATCACGGAAAAGAAATTTCTGGAAGATGCGGTTGCCGCCTTGGCTCAAATCGCCGGGCAAAAGCCGGTGGTCACCAAAAGCCGCTATTCGATCGCGAATTTCAAGCTTCGCGAAGGAATGCCGATCGGCTGCAAAGTGACGCTCCGCGGTTTGCGGATGTACGAGTTTCTCGATCGGCTGGTGGCGTTGGCCCTGCCGCGCGTGCGCGACTTCCGCGGGCTGAGCCCGGACGGCTTCGATGGCCGGGGAAACTACAGCCTCGGCCTGTCGGAGCAGCTCGTGTTTCCGGAGTTGAATCCGGATAAGTTCACGCGTCCGCAAGGGATGAATATTACGATCGTGATTTCCGGCCACAGCAACGACGAATCGCGCGAACTGTTGCGCGGCTTCGGAATGCCGTTCAAAGTGCCGGAAGCGAAGGGCAAAGGAGCGGCGTGA
- the rpsD gene encoding 30S ribosomal protein S4, producing MARTTGPVCRLCRRDGLKLFLKGSRCDTPKCAIERRDTPPGMNQARRGKLTDYGVHLREKQKVKHYYGVLERQFRGYFARAEKGKGNTGEALMMLLERRLDNIVHRLGFGQSRAQARQLIAHGHITVNGHRVDIPSYLVKANDLIRVKNRAKSLQSVLANMSDFNRDVPDFLSRTDGPVPEGRVSRLPTAEDVSIPVQPNLIVELCSK from the coding sequence ATGGCTCGGACTACTGGCCCCGTTTGCCGTTTGTGCCGTCGCGACGGCCTGAAATTGTTTTTGAAGGGATCGCGCTGCGATACGCCCAAATGCGCGATCGAGCGCCGCGATACGCCCCCGGGCATGAATCAGGCCCGCCGCGGCAAGCTCACCGACTACGGCGTGCATCTTCGCGAAAAGCAGAAGGTCAAGCATTACTACGGCGTTCTTGAACGGCAATTCCGGGGGTATTTTGCCCGGGCCGAAAAGGGAAAGGGCAACACCGGCGAAGCCCTGATGATGCTGCTCGAGCGGCGGCTGGATAATATCGTCCACCGGCTCGGCTTCGGCCAATCGCGGGCACAGGCCCGGCAGTTGATCGCTCATGGGCATATCACCGTCAATGGCCATCGTGTCGACATCCCCAGCTACCTGGTGAAGGCCAACGATTTGATCCGCGTCAAGAATCGGGCCAAGAGTCTGCAATCGGTGTTGGCTAACATGTCGGACTTTAATCGTGATGTGCCCGACTTCCTTTCGCGCACCGATGGCCCGGTGCCCGAGGGGCGCGTAAGCCGGTTGCCGACGGCCGAGGATGTTTCGATTCCGGTGCAGCCGAATTTGATCGTCGAATTGTGTTCGAAGTAG
- the rpsM gene encoding 30S ribosomal protein S13 — protein MPRLLGVDIPSDKKTVFSLQYLYGVGPQIARELCHKAGVDPLGQARDLHEDELARLAALMDKDYVVEGQLRRQLSQNISRLRDINCYRGIRHRRGLPVRGQRTRTNARTRKGPKKTVAGKKGVKDMK, from the coding sequence ATGCCACGTTTGTTGGGCGTCGACATTCCGAGCGACAAGAAGACGGTCTTCTCGCTGCAATATCTGTATGGCGTCGGCCCGCAGATTGCCCGCGAGTTGTGCCATAAGGCGGGCGTCGATCCGCTCGGCCAGGCTCGCGATCTGCACGAAGACGAATTGGCCCGCCTGGCGGCGCTGATGGATAAAGACTATGTCGTCGAAGGTCAGCTTCGCCGGCAATTGTCGCAAAATATTTCGCGGCTTCGCGACATCAATTGCTACCGGGGAATTCGCCATCGTCGCGGATTGCCGGTTCGCGGCCAGCGGACCCGCACCAACGCCCGCACCCGCAAGGGCCCGAAGAAAACCGTGGCCGGCAAGAAGGGCGTCAAGGACATGAAGTAG
- the secY gene encoding preprotein translocase subunit SecY — MFDKIRSIFTIPELRKKILLTLALLAIYRIGFAVPLPIVNQAEMRRVSEQGAGTGGVTDLFNAVAIFSASQLNVVTIFGLGIMPYISASIIFQLLGSVWEPLEKLRKEGESGQKKINEYTRYLTVFICLVQTWGYVKFYLLGNNGRLVNPYFFDQATQSVHFGWIVVTILTMTAGTIFLMWLGEQIDEFGIGNGISLLIMAGILARMPTAGLEMLKVTRFELGSSGGKKGIEVLIGLILLFIGVVAGVVYIERAQRRIPTQHAKHVRGRRVFGGTREYLPLRVNQSGVMPIIFASSLLLFPQMIFGWLENVSSATKGEPSIWHGIWEGLHDSLQRGSSFSYNVLYIVLIYFFCYFWTAITFNPKEMADNMKDHGTFIPGYRPGRRTSDHLERVMVRITYVGAGFLAVVAIIPTIVGSLMGVPPNVSSFFGGTGLLIIVSVAFDLVQQIDSHLIMRNYKGLLE; from the coding sequence ATGTTTGATAAAATCCGCTCGATTTTCACGATCCCCGAGCTGCGGAAGAAAATTCTGCTGACGCTCGCGCTATTGGCCATCTATCGGATCGGCTTCGCGGTGCCGCTGCCGATCGTCAATCAGGCCGAGATGCGGCGCGTCTCGGAGCAAGGCGCCGGCACCGGCGGCGTCACCGATTTATTCAACGCCGTGGCCATCTTCAGCGCCAGCCAGTTGAACGTGGTGACGATCTTCGGCCTCGGGATCATGCCGTATATCTCGGCATCGATTATCTTCCAGCTTTTGGGAAGCGTCTGGGAGCCGCTCGAGAAGCTCCGCAAGGAGGGCGAAAGCGGGCAAAAGAAAATCAACGAATACACGCGGTATCTCACCGTTTTCATCTGCCTGGTGCAAACCTGGGGCTACGTGAAGTTTTATCTCCTCGGCAACAACGGCCGATTGGTGAATCCCTATTTCTTCGACCAAGCGACGCAGTCGGTCCATTTCGGCTGGATCGTGGTGACGATTCTCACCATGACCGCCGGCACGATCTTCTTGATGTGGCTCGGCGAACAGATCGACGAATTCGGCATCGGCAACGGCATCAGCTTGTTGATCATGGCCGGCATCTTGGCCCGCATGCCGACCGCGGGCCTTGAAATGCTTAAGGTCACTCGCTTCGAGCTCGGCAGCAGCGGCGGCAAGAAAGGGATCGAGGTGCTGATCGGGCTGATACTGCTGTTTATCGGCGTCGTGGCGGGGGTGGTGTATATCGAGCGCGCGCAGCGGCGCATCCCCACGCAACATGCCAAGCACGTGCGCGGCCGGCGCGTGTTCGGCGGCACGCGCGAATATCTGCCGCTGCGAGTGAATCAATCGGGCGTCATGCCGATCATTTTTGCCAGCAGCTTGCTGTTGTTTCCGCAGATGATTTTCGGCTGGCTCGAAAATGTCAGCTCGGCGACCAAAGGAGAGCCGTCGATTTGGCACGGGATCTGGGAGGGCCTGCACGATTCGTTGCAGCGCGGCAGCTCGTTCTCCTACAACGTCCTTTACATCGTGTTGATTTATTTCTTCTGCTATTTCTGGACGGCGATCACCTTCAATCCGAAGGAGATGGCCGACAATATGAAAGACCACGGCACGTTTATCCCCGGCTATCGGCCCGGACGGCGCACGTCGGACCATTTGGAACGTGTCATGGTGCGGATTACGTATGTCGGGGCCGGCTTTTTGGCAGTCGTCGCTATCATCCCGACGATCGTTGGAAGCCTGATGGGCGTGCCGCCGAATGTGTCCAGCTTTTTCGGCGGAACGGGGCTGTTGATCATCGTCAGTGTTGCCTTCGACCTGGTGCAGCAAATCGACAGTCACCTCATCATGCGAAATTACAAGGGATTGCTGGAATAG
- the rplO gene encoding 50S ribosomal protein L15, giving the protein MKLNDVNRGIHKHKKRLRIGRGPGSGRGKTSGRGHKGQGQLAGWSANPVFEGARMPLVRRVPKRGFHNQWGRDVVSVNLGRIDAVFADGEAVTPESLKAKGVLKGRFELLKVLADGQLTKPLKISAHRFSEAALAKIQQAGGEAIVLPEPAPVQKNKMAAKKDAR; this is encoded by the coding sequence ATGAAATTGAACGACGTCAATCGCGGTATTCACAAGCACAAGAAGCGTCTGCGGATCGGCCGTGGGCCTGGTTCGGGGCGCGGCAAAACGTCGGGCCGCGGACACAAAGGCCAGGGCCAGTTGGCGGGCTGGTCGGCCAACCCGGTTTTCGAAGGCGCCCGCATGCCGCTGGTGCGGCGAGTGCCGAAGCGCGGGTTTCACAACCAATGGGGCCGCGACGTGGTGTCGGTCAATCTCGGCCGCATCGATGCCGTGTTTGCCGACGGCGAAGCGGTCACTCCCGAATCGCTCAAGGCCAAGGGCGTGCTTAAAGGCCGATTCGAGTTGCTGAAAGTGCTGGCGGATGGTCAACTAACCAAGCCGCTGAAGATCTCGGCACATCGATTTAGCGAAGCCGCGCTGGCGAAGATTCAGCAAGCCGGCGGCGAGGCGATCGTGTTGCCGGAACCGGCCCCGGTGCAAAAGAACAAGATGGCCGCGAAAAAGGACGCGCGGTAA
- the rpmJ gene encoding 50S ribosomal protein L36: MKVRASIKRICEKCKIVRRRGVVFVVCKSDPRHKQRQG, translated from the coding sequence ATGAAGGTCCGCGCCAGCATTAAGCGAATTTGCGAGAAGTGCAAGATCGTGCGCCGCCGGGGCGTGGTGTTCGTTGTCTGCAAGAGCGACCCCCGCCACAAACAGCGCCAAGGATAA
- the rpsH gene encoding 30S ribosomal protein S8 produces the protein MMTDPIADMLTRIRNAVRVERPSVDMPISKVKRGLAEVLKREGYIWDWKEVESQPVNQLQIELKYGPNGERVIRHLKRVSKPGRRVFAGAARLKPILNGLGISILSTNRGVISDREARQRNLGGEVLCELW, from the coding sequence ATGATGACTGATCCTATCGCCGACATGCTTACCCGCATCCGTAATGCGGTGCGTGTCGAACGGCCGAGCGTCGATATGCCGATTTCAAAGGTCAAGCGCGGCCTGGCCGAGGTGCTCAAGCGCGAAGGCTACATCTGGGACTGGAAAGAAGTCGAGAGCCAGCCGGTCAATCAATTGCAGATCGAATTGAAATACGGGCCGAACGGCGAGCGCGTCATCCGGCATTTGAAGCGCGTCAGCAAGCCGGGCCGCCGCGTCTTCGCCGGCGCCGCGAGATTGAAACCGATCCTCAACGGCCTGGGCATTTCGATTCTTAGCACGAACCGTGGAGTGATCAGCGACCGCGAGGCCCGCCAGCGGAATCTGGGCGGCGAAGTGCTCTGCGAATTGTGGTAG
- the map gene encoding type I methionyl aminopeptidase: protein MVTLRSHRELLQMRRAGLVVWEALQLAGEAVRPGATTAAIDEVVDRFFESRQATPLFKGVPGRVPFPASTCISVNEEVVHGIPGRRALKEGDVVSVDTGCRLNGWCGDSAITFPVGRVTADVQKLLDITSGVLNLAIELMASKTRWSEVAREMASYVRDNGFSVVENFVGHGIGQKMHEEPQVPNFVSPQLRRNNDFRLESGLVIAVEPMVNMGTKKTKEMPDHWTQSTADGKPSAHFEHTIAITADGPWVLTGPPTAEELQELKSESSRA, encoded by the coding sequence GTGGTTACGTTACGGTCGCATCGCGAACTTCTGCAAATGCGCCGCGCAGGCCTCGTGGTCTGGGAGGCGCTGCAATTGGCGGGCGAAGCCGTTCGGCCGGGCGCTACCACCGCCGCGATCGATGAAGTGGTCGATCGCTTCTTTGAATCGCGGCAGGCGACTCCGCTTTTCAAGGGCGTGCCAGGCCGGGTGCCGTTCCCGGCAAGCACCTGCATCTCGGTCAACGAAGAGGTGGTGCACGGGATTCCCGGCCGCCGGGCGCTGAAAGAGGGAGACGTGGTGAGCGTCGACACCGGCTGCCGGCTCAACGGCTGGTGCGGCGATTCGGCGATCACGTTTCCGGTCGGACGCGTGACGGCGGATGTGCAGAAGCTGCTCGACATCACCAGCGGCGTGTTGAATCTGGCGATTGAATTGATGGCCAGCAAGACGCGCTGGAGCGAAGTGGCCCGCGAAATGGCCAGCTACGTGCGCGACAACGGGTTTTCGGTCGTCGAGAATTTCGTAGGCCATGGCATCGGCCAGAAGATGCACGAAGAGCCGCAGGTGCCGAATTTCGTCAGCCCGCAATTGCGGCGAAACAACGATTTTCGCCTCGAATCGGGCTTGGTGATCGCGGTCGAGCCGATGGTGAACATGGGCACAAAGAAAACCAAGGAAATGCCCGACCATTGGACGCAATCGACGGCCGATGGCAAGCCGAGCGCCCATTTCGAGCACACGATCGCGATAACGGCCGATGGCCCGTGGGTGCTCACCGGCCCGCCGACCGCGGAAGAATTGCAGGAGCTGAAATCGGAATCGTCGCGGGCTTAG
- the rpsE gene encoding 30S ribosomal protein S5, giving the protein MAKDSSRGGELIDKVIKIKRCAAVVKGGRRFSFAAMVVVGNGKGKVGWGYGKANEVPPSVEKAVKDGSRSMFEFPIESGTIPHRVLGQFGAANVVLIPASPGTGVIAGAAVRAVCEASGIHDVLTKCYGSTNPVNLVKATVDALQKLRTRHEVERLRGVSLT; this is encoded by the coding sequence GTGGCGAAAGATTCGAGTCGTGGCGGCGAGTTGATTGACAAGGTGATCAAGATCAAGCGTTGCGCCGCGGTGGTCAAAGGCGGCCGGCGATTCAGCTTTGCCGCGATGGTCGTGGTGGGCAATGGCAAGGGGAAAGTCGGCTGGGGCTATGGCAAGGCCAACGAAGTGCCCCCCAGCGTGGAAAAGGCCGTCAAAGACGGCAGCCGCAGCATGTTCGAGTTCCCGATCGAGTCGGGCACGATCCCGCATCGGGTGCTCGGGCAATTTGGCGCCGCCAATGTCGTGCTGATCCCGGCCAGCCCCGGCACCGGCGTGATCGCGGGGGCTGCGGTGCGGGCGGTTTGCGAGGCGTCGGGCATTCACGACGTTTTGACGAAGTGCTACGGCTCGACCAACCCGGTGAACCTGGTGAAAGCAACGGTCGACGCCTTACAAAAATTGCGCACGCGCCATGAAGTCGAGCGCCTGCGAGGAGTTTCGCTGACATGA
- the rplF gene encoding 50S ribosomal protein L6 → MSRIGKVPVAVPAGVKVAVADGAVAVEGPLGKLNQTYLPNVEVKFDEPGKRVLVTRKDETRQARAVQGLTRALVRNMVIGVTQGYEKKLEIVGVGYLAAVLKDVLQLRVGYANEVQLPIPPGLKVTCPDQTHVVIKGIDKQMVGQFAAEARAVRKPEPYKGKGVRYDGEVVRRKAGKAVTGK, encoded by the coding sequence ATGTCGCGGATTGGAAAAGTTCCTGTGGCCGTTCCGGCCGGCGTGAAAGTCGCCGTCGCCGATGGGGCTGTTGCCGTCGAAGGGCCGTTGGGCAAGCTCAACCAAACGTATCTGCCGAACGTCGAAGTGAAGTTCGACGAGCCGGGCAAGCGCGTGCTGGTCACGCGGAAAGACGAAACCCGCCAGGCCCGCGCGGTGCAAGGGCTCACGCGAGCGCTGGTGCGCAATATGGTGATCGGCGTAACGCAAGGCTATGAAAAGAAGCTCGAGATCGTCGGCGTCGGTTATTTGGCCGCGGTACTGAAAGACGTGTTGCAGCTTCGCGTCGGGTATGCCAACGAAGTGCAATTGCCGATTCCTCCGGGTTTGAAAGTCACGTGCCCCGATCAGACACACGTGGTGATCAAGGGGATCGACAAGCAAATGGTCGGCCAATTCGCCGCCGAGGCTCGAGCCGTTCGCAAGCCGGAGCCCTACAAGGGCAAGGGCGTGCGTTACGACGGCGAAGTCGTTCGCCGCAAGGCGGGCAAGGCTGTTACCGGGAAGTAG
- a CDS encoding DNA-directed RNA polymerase subunit alpha, protein MHIRWRGLELPSTVDCDTKTLSPTYGKFVVEPFERGFGVTIGNSLRRILLSSLEGSAVTQINIHNVKHEFTTLPGIVEDMTDVVLNVKALVVKNYSETTKVIRLEKNKRGVITGADIQTDDSVEVINKHHIIATLTDDVPFVMEMVVENGRGYVASTDHSPNVQEIGIIPIDASFSPVVRVRYEIEETRVGQKTNYDKLTLEIWTNGSIGPEMALVESAKILRKHLNPFVQYNELGSRVSAVGRGAGVLGEPASEAKLNMSLAELKLSVRATNCLENENIHTVRELVSRTEDQLMDVRNFGDTTLREVRDKLTEMGLRLGMRMPATSGA, encoded by the coding sequence ATGCATATCCGCTGGCGAGGGCTGGAACTGCCCAGCACTGTCGATTGCGACACGAAAACTCTCTCGCCGACCTACGGCAAGTTCGTCGTCGAACCGTTCGAGCGCGGCTTCGGCGTGACGATCGGCAATAGCCTCCGACGCATCCTTCTCTCCAGCCTGGAAGGAAGCGCCGTCACGCAAATCAACATCCACAACGTCAAGCACGAATTCACCACGCTTCCCGGCATCGTCGAAGACATGACCGATGTCGTGCTGAACGTGAAGGCCCTCGTGGTCAAGAACTACAGCGAAACGACCAAAGTCATCCGCTTGGAGAAGAACAAGCGCGGCGTGATCACCGGGGCCGATATCCAAACCGACGACTCGGTCGAAGTGATCAACAAGCACCATATCATCGCCACGCTTACCGACGATGTGCCGTTCGTGATGGAAATGGTCGTGGAAAACGGCCGCGGCTACGTGGCCTCGACCGACCACAGCCCGAATGTCCAGGAAATCGGCATTATCCCCATCGATGCCTCGTTCAGCCCGGTGGTTCGCGTGCGTTATGAAATCGAGGAAACGCGCGTCGGCCAAAAGACCAACTACGACAAGCTGACGCTCGAAATCTGGACCAACGGATCGATCGGTCCCGAAATGGCGCTCGTGGAATCGGCCAAGATTCTCCGCAAGCATTTGAACCCGTTCGTGCAATACAACGAGCTCGGCTCGCGCGTCAGCGCGGTTGGCCGTGGGGCCGGCGTACTCGGCGAGCCCGCCAGCGAAGCGAAGCTGAACATGAGCCTTGCCGAGTTGAAGCTCTCCGTCCGGGCCACGAATTGCTTGGAAAACGAGAATATCCACACCGTCCGCGAGTTGGTCAGCCGCACGGAAGACCAACTGATGGACGTGCGCAATTTCGGCGATACGACGTTGCGCGAGGTTCGCGACAAGTTGACCGAAATGGGCCTGCGGCTCGGCATGCGCATGCCTGCCACCAGCGGCGCTTGA
- a CDS encoding L17 family ribosomal protein: protein MRHRKKGRVLGRSPSHRVALLRNLASALILTEREVPLAVLRLSNTRKKARDFSPDDNEPKVKGRIITTLEKAKEVRPFVERCITMAKRGLLAAEEARPFATTAARNTDAWLAWRKGEEWQKWNRAIAPLVNARRRVLAILRDKQAVRVLFETVAPRFTDRPGGYTRIMRLAKPRLGDAGTRAILEFVGVRDRETQRSQAPKIESAAT from the coding sequence ATGCGACATCGCAAAAAAGGCCGCGTTCTAGGCCGTTCTCCGAGCCATCGTGTGGCGCTCTTGCGCAATCTGGCCTCCGCGCTGATCCTCACCGAGCGTGAAGTTCCGCTTGCCGTGTTGCGGTTATCGAACACGCGCAAGAAGGCGCGCGATTTCAGCCCGGACGATAACGAGCCAAAGGTCAAGGGGCGCATCATCACAACGCTCGAAAAGGCGAAGGAAGTTCGGCCCTTCGTCGAGCGCTGCATCACGATGGCCAAGCGCGGCTTGCTGGCCGCAGAGGAAGCACGCCCCTTCGCCACGACGGCCGCCCGCAACACGGACGCATGGCTGGCATGGCGCAAGGGGGAGGAATGGCAGAAGTGGAACCGGGCGATCGCCCCGCTGGTGAACGCTCGCCGCCGCGTGCTCGCGATCCTGCGCGACAAGCAAGCGGTTCGCGTGCTGTTCGAAACCGTGGCGCCGCGATTCACCGATCGTCCCGGCGGCTACACGCGGATCATGCGGCTGGCCAAGCCCCGCTTGGGCGACGCCGGCACCCGGGCGATTCTCGAATTCGTCGGCGTACGCGACCGCGAAACCCAGCGCTCGCAGGCCCCGAAAATCGAATCCGCCGCGACGTAA
- the fba gene encoding class II fructose-bisphosphate aldolase (catalyzes the reversible aldol condensation of dihydroxyacetonephosphate and glyceraldehyde 3-phosphate in the Calvin cycle, glycolysis, and/or gluconeogenesis) — protein sequence MPLVPMRLLLDHAAEHNYGLAAFNVNDMEQIQAIMEAAAETDSPVIVQASRGARKFSQDNYLRHLMLAAAELYPKIPIAMHQDHGNSPATCRSAIENGFTSVMMDGSLKDDGKSPADYDYNVRVTREVVELAHRVGVSVEGELGCLGSLESGKGEAEDGHGAEGTLSHDQLLTDPDEAERFVADTGVDALAVAIGTSHGAYKFTRKPDGAVLAMDRIEAIHRRLPNCHLVMHGSSSVPQELQDVINKYGGRMPQTWGVPVEEIQRGIAHGVRKINVDTDNRMAITGAIRKVLAEHPEEFDPRAYLKPARDAMKKVCAARMIAFGQAGNGAKIQPISLEDMADRYAVLT from the coding sequence ATGCCATTGGTTCCCATGCGGTTGCTTTTGGATCATGCGGCCGAGCACAACTACGGCCTGGCCGCCTTCAACGTGAACGACATGGAGCAGATCCAGGCCATCATGGAAGCCGCCGCCGAAACCGATTCGCCCGTGATCGTGCAGGCGTCGCGCGGGGCTCGCAAGTTTTCGCAAGACAATTATCTTCGCCACCTGATGCTCGCTGCCGCCGAGCTGTATCCGAAAATTCCGATTGCCATGCATCAGGACCACGGCAATAGCCCGGCCACCTGCCGCAGCGCCATCGAAAACGGCTTCACCAGCGTGATGATGGACGGCTCGCTGAAAGACGACGGCAAATCGCCCGCCGACTACGACTACAACGTTCGCGTCACGCGCGAAGTCGTCGAACTGGCGCATCGCGTGGGCGTGTCGGTGGAAGGCGAGCTCGGCTGTCTCGGTTCGCTCGAAAGCGGCAAGGGCGAAGCTGAAGATGGCCACGGAGCCGAGGGGACGCTGTCGCACGATCAATTGCTGACCGATCCGGATGAAGCCGAGCGGTTCGTCGCCGACACCGGAGTCGATGCCTTGGCCGTGGCGATCGGCACCAGCCATGGCGCCTATAAATTCACGCGCAAGCCCGACGGCGCCGTTCTGGCAATGGATCGCATCGAGGCCATTCATCGCCGGTTGCCGAATTGCCATCTGGTGATGCACGGCTCGTCGTCGGTACCGCAGGAATTGCAAGATGTGATCAATAAATACGGCGGCCGCATGCCGCAGACGTGGGGCGTCCCGGTCGAGGAGATTCAGCGCGGCATTGCCCACGGCGTGCGGAAAATCAATGTCGACACCGATAATCGCATGGCCATCACCGGCGCGATCCGCAAGGTGCTGGCCGAGCATCCGGAAGAGTTCGACCCCCGGGCGTATCTCAAGCCGGCTCGCGACGCGATGAAAAAAGTTTGTGCCGCTCGCATGATCGCATTCGGCCAGGCCGGCAACGGCGCCAAGATCCAACCGATTTCGTTGGAAGACATGGCCGATCGCTACGCGGTGTTGACCTGA